The window TGGCAATGCGCCGTCCTACAAGCTTTTTGAGCGCATTCATGTCAAAAAGAAGGCGGCGGAGGAGCCGGCACGCAGCTATCAGGATTATGAGGTCACCGTCGATGAAGCAGATCTGCCGGAAGGTGTGACCTGCACGCGCATGAGCTGATGGCATATCGCGAAGAGGAGTGGCTGGATGTCGCCGGCATCCAGCATTTCCTCTTTTGCCGCAGGCAATGGGCGCTCATTCACATCGAGCAGCAATGGCAGGAAAACTTGCGCACAGTCGAGGGGCAGATTGTCCACGAGAAATGTCATGACGGCAGCCTGCACGAATCGCGCGGGGATTTGCTCGTGGCGCGCGCTCTGCGCATTTCCTCGGCAAAGCTCGGCGTGAGCGGCGTCTCGGATGTCGTGGAATTTCACAGGGAAAAGACAGGCGCGAGGCTGCACGGGCAGGAAGGATTTTGGCGTCCCGTCCCCGTTGAATACAAGCGCGGCAAACCGAAAGATGGCGGAGAGGATGTTTCGCAGCTCGTTCTGCAGGCTCTTTGCCTTGAGGAGATGCTTTGCTGTCATATCCCTGTCGGTTATCTTTTTTATGATGAAATCCATCGGCGGCAGAAGGTGGAAATCACGCAAGATTTGCGAGATTTCGTTCTTCATACGCTCGCTGAAATGCACAAGGAATATTCCCGCAGGGCGACACCCAAGGTCAAGGTGACGAAAAAATGCCGCAACTGTTCTCTGAAAGACCTGTGTCTGCCGAAGCTGCAAAAAACGGTGGGCGTTTCCGACTATTATGCAGCTGCCTTGAAGGGGGTGTGAGCTATGCGTCATATGCTCAATACCCTGTTCATTTTGACCGAAGATGCGTATGTGGCTTTGGAAAATGAGAATGTCGTCGTACTGCAGGAAGAAAAAGTGCTGGGGCGGATTCCGCTGCTCACTTTGGAAAATATCCTTTGCTTTACTTATAAGGGCGCGAGTCCTGCCTTGATGGGCGCGTGCGCCCAAGCGAAAATCGGGCTTTGCTTTTTTAGTCCGCGCGGGCGATTTCTTGCCCGCTCTTGTGGGGATGTGCGAGGCAATGTGCTCCTGCGCAAGGAGCAGTATCGCCGCTCGGAAGATGATGCGGAGAGTGCTAAACTCGCGGCGGATTTCCTTTTCGGAAAAATCTTCAACACGCGTACCCTTGTCGAAAGGATGAAGCGCGACCATCCGCTGAGCTTGGATCTGACGGCGCTTGCGCAAGTGAGCGCGGAACTCAAAAGCAGCCTGCAGAGCTTGCATCGAGTGCAGTCGCTTGATGAAATGCGCGGTATTGAAGGAAATGCCGCACATCTGTACTTCTCGTTGTTCAATCAATTCATTTTGCAGAACAAGGACGCATTTTCCCTGGAAGGCCGCCTCAAACGTCCGCCTCTCGATCGCGTCAATGCCATGCTGTCTTTTCTGTATACCGTGCTGGCGCATGACTGTGCCTCCGCGTTGGAAGGCGTGGGACTTGATGCGTATGTCGGCTTCCTGCACCGCGATCGCCCGGGCAGGGAATCTTTGGCGCTCGATCTCATGGAGGAGCTACGAAGTCTCTTTGTCGATCGCCTCGTACTCACGCTGATCAACAATCGCATCATCAAGCCGGAGCATTTTGAGAAAAAAGAGAACGGCGCCGTCTGGCTCAATGATTCTGGGCGTAAGCTCGTCCTCAAGGAATGGCAGGATAAGAAGCGGGAACAGATCACGCATCCGTTTCTCAAGGAAAAACTCCCTTGGGGCTTGGTTCCCTATGCCCAATCCCTCCTGCTGGCACGATATTTACGCGGCGACTTGGAGGAATATCCGGCGTTTTTGTGGAAATAAGCAGGAAAGATGGAGGGGGCGGTGGAAATGTTGATTCTCGTGACATACGATGTCAATACGGAAACACCTGCCGGCCGCACACGCTTGAGAAAAGTGGCGAAATGCTGCGTGCGCCACGGACAGCGCGTGCAGAACTCCGTGTTTGAATGCGTTCTCGATGAAGCGCAATTTTGCGCCCTGCGGCATGAATTGACTACTTTGATCGACCAAGAAAAGGACAGCCTGCGTTTCTATAATTTGGGCAATAAATACGCAGGAAAAACGCAGCACGTTGGTGCAAAACCAAGTTATGAGGCTGAAGGAACACTGATGCTGTAGTAGGCATCTCCTTCGCGAGAATGGCCGCAAAATCTCTGTGCGAACCCGTATCACACAGAGGACTTTGCGACGAAAAATGCCTGTAACAGCACGGCCAAAAATGAGGTTCGCGAAAAATATAGCGCGACCGCTGTAATTAAGCCCGTGTAAACAGGCACAGTCGCGCCCCACGCGGGCGCGTGGATTGAAATCGAAAGATAAACCGACAATCTTGATCGGTGCCTTGTCGCGCCCCACGCGTGGGGCGCGACGTGGCGCCCTTTTTGTATGCAGAGGCGAGGCACATATTTCAATCCACGCGCCCGCGGGCGCGTGGATTGAAATATCAATTAAGAGCTGTATGCTTTTATCTAATTCCGTCGCGCCCCACGCGGGCGCGTGGATTGAAATGAGGATTCATGTGAAACATTTTCGGCTTGCTGCTCGTCGCGCCCCACGCGGGCGCGTGGATTGAAATGTCGCGGGCTACGATCTCAAGAACAGCCTCCGCAGTCGCGCCCACGCGGGCGCGTGGATTGAAATCTTATGACGACGCTGGGCGCGAAGGGGCTCGCAGTCGCGCCCACGCGGGCGCGTGGATTGAAATGGGTCGAGCACGTTGATGAAGATGATCGGCTTGAGTCGCGCCCCCATGCGGGGCGCGTGGATTGAAATACGTTGGAGAATTACGTCAAGCAAGGCACGATGAGTCGCGCCCCACGCGGGCGCGCGGATTGCAATCTGAAATACACCGACAAGAAGAACCTCCGCACATGTCGCTCCCCACGCGGGCGTGATACAAAGATAAGTGCGACACTCAAAAACGCGAGGAATACGGGCTTTGGTAAGCCTCCTGTGAGGCGTGCTTGGTCAAGGATGCGCGACAGAACATTTTGCGCATTGAGTCCTGAAAAATGATTTAAACAAAACTCTTGGCACACCCAGAACTCGCGAAAAAAGGAGAGGCATCATGGAGCAGCGAATCAAATACAATCCAAAGGATTATGTCGACTATCTGGAAGAAAGCATGACGCTTTTCGCCGAAGCGATGCAGGCGGGAGACGTATTCCTTATGGAACACGCACGGCGGCGTATGTACAATGACACGAAACAGGCGCTGAAGGAATGCTGTCTCCCAAAGACCGTGATGAGATGTTTTTCTATTATGACGATTTGATTCCGCATGCTTGATATTCTATATAGAATGGCATACGAATCACTAGGACAGTTCGAAGAAACGAGGGATTCATCATGGAAGCAGTCTATAAGTACAACCCGCAAGATTACGAAGATCTTCTTCGCGACTATATGGAAGAATTTTATCGAGCTTATGAAGAAAAGAATCATCTCCAGATGGTTCTTGCTATGCAGAGGCTTCATTCCGAAACAAAATATGCCATGAAGGAAGGCGATATTTCATCAGGCACCCGGGAGGAAATGCTGACATATTTCGGAGGGTTGATTGATGGTTGATCTGACGCATGTGAAGTGGCTGCCGAATCGTTTCGGCGGTTCGGAGAGCAAGTGGACGATGCAGTACAACGACAAGCTCTATTATGGTGAAGTTTCCCGATCCCAATCGAGCACCGAAACAAACATCGCTGCCATACATCAACAATCATTTCTCTGAATATATCGGCTGCCATATATTTCAGATGCTGGGGATTCCGGCACAAAACACTTTCTTGAGACGTGCTACGCCGCCGAACAGCGAAAAAGAGAAGCTTGTTGTGGCGTGCGAGGTCTTTTCTCCGAGCAGCGAAGGTATTCTCATTGAATTCAGCAAGTTCTTTTTACATGAGACGGACAGCCAGAAACGGAGCAAGACTACGATTGACGATGTTATGTATATCATCGATACCGATGTGACGATAAAGAACAAGATGTTCTTGAAAAAGTTTTTCTGGGAAATGTTTGTAGTGGATGCTGCTATTGGCAATACGGATCGTCATTTGGATAATTGGGGCGTGATGGCATCGTCTGATGGCAAAATATCTCCCGCGCCTGTATATGATTGCGGTTCAGCGCTTTCTCCGCTAGTGTCTGACAGGGAAAAAGAGGAACTCTTGGAAGATGATATAAGCTTCAAAAATACAGAGTATAGCTTGTGTTCTGTCTATCGTCATCAAGGAAAGCGAATCTTCTACCATGAAATCTTGAAAGCGCCTCCGGCTGACCTGCATCGGTCGATTTTGGAGATTGTCCCAAGAATCAAGCTCGCGGTACCGCGCATCGACGTGCTGATTGATGCGACGGAGGGAATGACCGACATTTCCAAAACCTACATGAAGAAATCCCTCGCCATGCGCCTGAATCAGATGCTGCTTCCAGCATTGAAGAAAGCGCAGGAGCGTCAGGCTCGCGAGGATGGGGAAAGCCGCGGCTTCAGCCGCTGACACAAATGGCGAGAGCAGTCCGATGAGCAGCATATACACATACAACGACTATCTGCGCGATCTCTTGAAGGATGCGCCCTGCATCCTCGCATACGATACGGCTGCGGATTATATGGGGCTATGGAGCGGCAGCATGAATCCGCTTACGGCGAAGATTTATGTCTGCAAGCCTCCGCACATCGAAGGAACGACGGAATATCTGATTCCTTCCTTTGAAACTGTGGAACATGAGAATCGCCTCGCTGTCGAGAAGGCGAAAAAAATCGCCGCGGAGCTTGAAACTCTGCGGCAGGGATTCTAGGAGATGTGCGGCGAAGCCGACAAGATGAACGTTCAATTTTGCAGGGGAGTGCCGAAGAAGCACGGATAAAGATTCAGCGGATGGAGAAAGGCAAACCGTATCTGCGGTTACTGCTGATGTGGGCCGTGGCCTGCTCCGTGGCCGCCGCGACCGTGGCCGTGGCCGCCGCCTTTGCCGCGATGCGGACAGCGGCCTTCACCTATGGTGGCATCCTGTCCGTGGCGGTGTGCGTGCGCTTGGCCTTCGCCGTGGTGCTGACCGCAGTGACCGTTGCCTTCGCCATGATGATGCGCATGCCCTTCACCATGCTCTTCGCCGTGGTGCTGACCACAGTGGCCTTTTCCGTTACCTTCGCCGTGGCGGTGCTGACCTTCGCCCGTGCCGTGCGCATGGGAGCAGCGATGACCGCTTTCGGCGTGCTCATGTCCCTCGCCGTGATGCGAACAGTTTGCTTCCGTCGTGTAGTCAAGCGTGCCGGCGAGATGCTGTGCGACAGCCTCGTCCGCCGCGCCCTTGACGCCGGCATAGACGCGGATGCCGGCTGAGCCAAGCGCTTCGATCGCGCCCGCGCCGATGCCGCCGCAGATGAGCGCATCGACTTCGTTTTCCTTCAAGAAGCCGGCGAGTGCGCCGTGACCGCTGCCTTGCGTGCTGACGACCTCCGATTTCTCTACGGCGTCCTCCTTGACGTCGTAGAATTTGAATGCCTGCGAGTGGCCGAAGTGCTGGAACACCGTGCCGTTTTCGTTTTCATAGGGGACTGCGATTCTCATCGTTCCTTCTCCTTTCTTTCTCGGGGGCGAAAAGCGATAGTCTTGACGCGCCTCGGCACGCGGGCAGCATTTGCCGCACGGTGCGGACATGTCGCAGAGCTGGTAGAAGCCGCCTTCGATGACGAGCGGTCTGCCGTGCACGAGGCTCTCGGCGATTTTTTTGCGCGCTGCGGCATAGATTTCGGCGACCGTCGTGCGCGAGATCGCCATGCGTTTGGCGCATTCCTCCTGCTTTAGCCCGTCGTGGTCGATGCTGCGTATGCACTCGTACTCTTCGACGAGCAGGGTGACGGCCTCGCCGCCGGGAAAGCCCGCAGGCGTGAAGCGCTCGTAGGCGGGACGCACGCAGATCCTTCGCCCCCGCGTCGGTCTTGGCACAGTCCTCGCCTCCTTTAAAACATTTTACGAATTTGTTATCGACATATGTCGGTAACTGTGTTATCATCGTATCATGGAAGGAACAGTGTGTCAAGCCGTTTTGACGAAAACGGCAGGATTTAGCCCTTTCATGGAGAAAAGAATAATATCGCCCATCAAAATAGAGGAGGGATTCCATGGCAAA of the Selenomonas sputigena genome contains:
- the cas4 gene encoding CRISPR-associated protein Cas4, which codes for MAYREEEWLDVAGIQHFLFCRRQWALIHIEQQWQENLRTVEGQIVHEKCHDGSLHESRGDLLVARALRISSAKLGVSGVSDVVEFHREKTGARLHGQEGFWRPVPVEYKRGKPKDGGEDVSQLVLQALCLEEMLCCHIPVGYLFYDEIHRRQKVEITQDLRDFVLHTLAEMHKEYSRRATPKVKVTKKCRNCSLKDLCLPKLQKTVGVSDYYAAALKGV
- the cas1c gene encoding type I-C CRISPR-associated endonuclease Cas1c — its product is MRHMLNTLFILTEDAYVALENENVVVLQEEKVLGRIPLLTLENILCFTYKGASPALMGACAQAKIGLCFFSPRGRFLARSCGDVRGNVLLRKEQYRRSEDDAESAKLAADFLFGKIFNTRTLVERMKRDHPLSLDLTALAQVSAELKSSLQSLHRVQSLDEMRGIEGNAAHLYFSLFNQFILQNKDAFSLEGRLKRPPLDRVNAMLSFLYTVLAHDCASALEGVGLDAYVGFLHRDRPGRESLALDLMEELRSLFVDRLVLTLINNRIIKPEHFEKKENGAVWLNDSGRKLVLKEWQDKKREQITHPFLKEKLPWGLVPYAQSLLLARYLRGDLEEYPAFLWK
- the cas2 gene encoding CRISPR-associated endonuclease Cas2, giving the protein MLILVTYDVNTETPAGRTRLRKVAKCCVRHGQRVQNSVFECVLDEAQFCALRHELTTLIDQEKDSLRFYNLGNKYAGKTQHVGAKPSYEAEGTLML
- a CDS encoding glycosyl transferase, coding for MEQRIKYNPKDYVDYLEESMTLFAEAMQAGDVFLMEHARRRMYNDTKQALKECCLPKTVMRCFSIMTI
- a CDS encoding DUF134 domain-containing protein; translated protein: MPRPTRGRRICVRPAYERFTPAGFPGGEAVTLLVEEYECIRSIDHDGLKQEECAKRMAISRTTVAEIYAAARKKIAESLVHGRPLVIEGGFYQLCDMSAPCGKCCPRAEARQDYRFSPPRKKGEGTMRIAVPYENENGTVFQHFGHSQAFKFYDVKEDAVEKSEVVSTQGSGHGALAGFLKENEVDALICGGIGAGAIEALGSAGIRVYAGVKGAADEAVAQHLAGTLDYTTEANCSHHGEGHEHAESGHRCSHAHGTGEGQHRHGEGNGKGHCGQHHGEEHGEGHAHHHGEGNGHCGQHHGEGQAHAHRHGQDATIGEGRCPHRGKGGGHGHGRGGHGAGHGPHQQ